The Panthera tigris isolate Pti1 chromosome F3, P.tigris_Pti1_mat1.1, whole genome shotgun sequence genome includes a window with the following:
- the TMEM63A gene encoding CSC1-like protein 1 isoform X2 — protein sequence MNNSLILELWRSKAVSVRERLGIGDQPNDSYCYNTAKNSTVLQGVTFGGVPTVLLIDVSCFLCLILVFSIIRRRFWDYGRIALVSEADSDSRFQRLSSSSSFGQQDFESELGCCPWLTAIFRLHDDQILERCGEDAIHYLSFQRHVIFLLVVVSCLSLCIILPVNLSGDLLDKDPYSFGRTTIANLQTDDDLLWLHTVFAVIYLLLTVGFMRHHTRSIQYQEENSVRRTLFITGLPRDSKKETVETHFRDAYPTCEVVDVQLCYDVARLIHLCRERKKTEKSLTYYTNLRAKTGQWTLINPRPCGQFCCCKVPGCEWEDAVSYYARMRDRLLERIADEERRVQEQPLGMAFVTFQEKSMATYILKDFNACKCQSLRCKGEPQPSSCSAELRISKWTVSFATYPEDICWKNLSVQGFRWWLQWLGINFTLFVGLFFLTTPAIILSTIDKFNVTKPIRELNDPVISQFFPTLLLWSFSALLPTIVYYSTLLESHWTKSGENEIMMSKVYIFLIFMVLILPSLGLTSLDFFFRWLFDKTSSEASIRLECVFLPDQGAFFVNYVIASAFIGNGMELLRLPGLVLYTCRMVVAKTAADRRNIKQSSPHGPRGVGGWRALSAQNQAFQYEFGAMYAWMLCVFTVIMAYSITCPIIAPFGLTYILLKHLVDRHNLYFAYLPAKLEKRIHLAAVNQALAAPILCLFWLYFFSFLRLGLKAPLTLFTFLAVLLTILVCLVYTCFGCFKHLSPLNYRTEESASDKGSEAEAHRPPPFTPYVPRILSGLSSERTALSPQHQQTYGAVCDISGTVLGQCPAQGPGDSDSRPAAYQEA from the exons TGTTTGATCTTGGTGTTTTCCATCATAAGAAGGAGATTCTGGGATTATGGCCGTATCGCCCTGGTGTCAGAAGCAGACAG CGATTCCAGGTTCCAGAGACTGTCATCGTCGTCCTCTTTTGGGCAACAAGATTTTGAAAGCGAGCTG GGATGCTGTCCCTGGCTGACTGCCATCTTTCGCCTGCA CGATGACCAGATTCTGGAGCGGTGTGGGGAGGACGCCATCCACTACCTGTCCTTCCAGAGACATGTCATCTTCCTACTAGTGGTCGTCAGCTGCTTGTCCCTGTGCATCATCCTGCCCGTCAACCTCTCGGGTGATTTGCTGG ACAAAGACCCTTACAGCTTTGGGAGGACGACCATCGCAAACCTGCAGACGGA CGATGACCTCCTTTGGCTGCACACCGTCTTTGCCGTCATCTATCTCCTCCTCACCGTGGGCTTCATGAGACACCACACCCGGTCCATCCAGTACCAGGAGGAGAACTCG GTGAGGCGGACCTTGTTCATCACGGGGCTCCCCCGAGACAGCAAGAAGGAGACGGTGGAGACCCACTTCCG GGACGCATATCCCACGTGCGAAGTGGTGGACGTACAGTTGTGCTACGACGTGGCCAGGCTGATTCACCTGTGCAGGGAGAG gaagaagacagaaaagagccTGACCTATTACACGAACCTGCGGGCGAAGACAGGCCAGTGGACCCTCATCAACCCCAGGCCCTGCGGCCAGTTCTGCTGTTGCAAAGTGCCGGGGTGCGAGTGG GAGGATGCCGTCTCCTACTACGCGCGCATGAGGGACAGGCTGCTGGAGAGGATCGCGGACGAGGAGCGCCGGGTGCAGGAGCAGCCCCTGGGCATGGCCTTCGTCACCTTCCAGGAGAAGTCCATGGCCACCTA CATCCTCAAAGACTTCAACGCCTGCAAGTGTCAGAGCCTCCGGTGCAAAGGCGAGCCCCAGCCGTCCTCCTGCAGCGCGGAGCTCCGTATCTCCAAGTGGACGGTCTCCTTTGCCACGTACCCCGAGGACATCTGCTG GAAGAACCTCTCCGTCCAGGGCTTCCGCTGGTGGCTCCAGTGGCTGGGCATCAACTTCACTCTGTTCGTGGGGCTCTTCTTCCTGACCACCCCCGCCATCATCCTGTCCACCATAGACAAGTTCAATGTCACCAAACCCATCCGTGAGCTCAAC GACCCGGTCATCAGTCAGTTTTTCCCGACCCTCCTCCTGTGGTCCTTCTCGGCCCTGCTCCCCACCATCGTCTACTATTCCACGCTGCTGGAGTCTCACTGGACCAA GTCAGGAGAAAACGAGATCATGATGTCCAAGGTCTATATATTCTTGATCTTCATGGTGCTGATCCTGCCGTCCCTCGGCCTCACCAG tctgGATTTTTTCTTTCGGTGGCTCTTTGACAAAACTTCCTCCGAAGCCTCTATCAGGTTGGA GTGCGTCTTCCTGCCCGACCAGGGCGCCTTCTTCGTGAACTACGTCATCGCCTCGGCCTTCATTGGCAACGGCATGGAGCTGCTGCGGCTGCCGGGCCTGGTCCTCTACACCTGCCGCATGGTCGTGGCCAAGACGGCCGCCGACCGCAGGAACATCAAGCAG TCCTCCCCTCACGGCCCCCGTGGCGTGGGCGGGTGGCGTGCCCTCTCGGCACAGAACCAGGCCTTCCAGTACGAGTTCGGAGCCATGTACGCGTGGATGCTGTGCGTCTTCACCGTCATCATGGCCTACAGCATCACCTGCCCCATCATCGCGCCCTTCG GCCTCACCTACATCCTGCTCAAGCACCTGGTGGACCGTCACAACCTGTACTTTGCCTACCTCCCGGCCAAGCTGGAGAAAAGGATCCACTTAGCGGCCGTCAACCAGGCCTTGGCCGCCCCCATCTTGTGCCTCTTCTGGctctatttcttctccttcctgcgCCTGG GTCTGAAGGCCCCCCTCACCCTGTTCACCTTCCTGGCCGTCCTGCTCACCATCCTGGTCTGCCTGGTCTATACCTGCTTCGGATGCTTCAAGCACCTCAGCCCTCTGAACTACAGG ACAGAAGAATCGGCCAGCGACAAAGGGAGCGAGGCCGAGGCCCACAGGCCACCGCCGTTCACG CCCTACGTGCCCCGGATTCTGAGCGGCTTGTCCTCGGAGAGAACGGCCCTGTCCCCACAGCATCAGCAGACTTATGGAGCCGTCTGTGACATCAGTGGGACCGTCCTGGGGCAGTGTCCCGCCCAGGGCCCTGGGGACAGCGACAGCAGGCCGGCTGCCTACCAGGAGGCCTGA
- the TMEM63A gene encoding CSC1-like protein 1 isoform X3 yields the protein MNNSLILELWRSKAVSVRERLGIGDQPNDSYCYNTAKNSTVLQGVTFGGVPTVLLIDVSCFLCLILVFSIIRRRFWDYGRIALVSEADSDSRFQRLSSSSSFGQQDFESELGCCPWLTAIFRLHDDQILERCGEDAIHYLSFQRHVIFLLVVVSCLSLCIILPVNLSDKDPYSFGRTTIANLQTDDDLLWLHTVFAVIYLLLTVGFMRHHTRSIQYQEENSVRRTLFITGLPRDSKKETVETHFRDAYPTCEVVDVQLCYDVARLIHLCRERKKTEKSLTYYTNLRAKTGQWTLINPRPCGQFCCCKVPGCEWEDAVSYYARMRDRLLERIADEERRVQEQPLGMAFVTFQEKSMATYILKDFNACKCQSLRCKGEPQPSSCSAELRISKWTVSFATYPEDICWKNLSVQGFRWWLQWLGINFTLFVGLFFLTTPAIILSTIDKFNVTKPIRELNDPVISQFFPTLLLWSFSALLPTIVYYSTLLESHWTKSGENEIMMSKVYIFLIFMVLILPSLGLTSLDFFFRWLFDKTSSEASIRLECVFLPDQGAFFVNYVIASAFIGNGMELLRLPGLVLYTCRMVVAKTAADRRNIKQSSPHGPRGVGGWRALSAQNQAFQYEFGAMYAWMLCVFTVIMAYSITCPIIAPFGLTYILLKHLVDRHNLYFAYLPAKLEKRIHLAAVNQALAAPILCLFWLYFFSFLRLGLKAPLTLFTFLAVLLTILVCLVYTCFGCFKHLSPLNYRTEESASDKGSEAEAHRPPPFTPYVPRILSGLSSERTALSPQHQQTYGAVCDISGTVLGQCPAQGPGDSDSRPAAYQEA from the exons TGTTTGATCTTGGTGTTTTCCATCATAAGAAGGAGATTCTGGGATTATGGCCGTATCGCCCTGGTGTCAGAAGCAGACAG CGATTCCAGGTTCCAGAGACTGTCATCGTCGTCCTCTTTTGGGCAACAAGATTTTGAAAGCGAGCTG GGATGCTGTCCCTGGCTGACTGCCATCTTTCGCCTGCA CGATGACCAGATTCTGGAGCGGTGTGGGGAGGACGCCATCCACTACCTGTCCTTCCAGAGACATGTCATCTTCCTACTAGTGGTCGTCAGCTGCTTGTCCCTGTGCATCATCCTGCCCGTCAACCTCTCGG ACAAAGACCCTTACAGCTTTGGGAGGACGACCATCGCAAACCTGCAGACGGA CGATGACCTCCTTTGGCTGCACACCGTCTTTGCCGTCATCTATCTCCTCCTCACCGTGGGCTTCATGAGACACCACACCCGGTCCATCCAGTACCAGGAGGAGAACTCG GTGAGGCGGACCTTGTTCATCACGGGGCTCCCCCGAGACAGCAAGAAGGAGACGGTGGAGACCCACTTCCG GGACGCATATCCCACGTGCGAAGTGGTGGACGTACAGTTGTGCTACGACGTGGCCAGGCTGATTCACCTGTGCAGGGAGAG gaagaagacagaaaagagccTGACCTATTACACGAACCTGCGGGCGAAGACAGGCCAGTGGACCCTCATCAACCCCAGGCCCTGCGGCCAGTTCTGCTGTTGCAAAGTGCCGGGGTGCGAGTGG GAGGATGCCGTCTCCTACTACGCGCGCATGAGGGACAGGCTGCTGGAGAGGATCGCGGACGAGGAGCGCCGGGTGCAGGAGCAGCCCCTGGGCATGGCCTTCGTCACCTTCCAGGAGAAGTCCATGGCCACCTA CATCCTCAAAGACTTCAACGCCTGCAAGTGTCAGAGCCTCCGGTGCAAAGGCGAGCCCCAGCCGTCCTCCTGCAGCGCGGAGCTCCGTATCTCCAAGTGGACGGTCTCCTTTGCCACGTACCCCGAGGACATCTGCTG GAAGAACCTCTCCGTCCAGGGCTTCCGCTGGTGGCTCCAGTGGCTGGGCATCAACTTCACTCTGTTCGTGGGGCTCTTCTTCCTGACCACCCCCGCCATCATCCTGTCCACCATAGACAAGTTCAATGTCACCAAACCCATCCGTGAGCTCAAC GACCCGGTCATCAGTCAGTTTTTCCCGACCCTCCTCCTGTGGTCCTTCTCGGCCCTGCTCCCCACCATCGTCTACTATTCCACGCTGCTGGAGTCTCACTGGACCAA GTCAGGAGAAAACGAGATCATGATGTCCAAGGTCTATATATTCTTGATCTTCATGGTGCTGATCCTGCCGTCCCTCGGCCTCACCAG tctgGATTTTTTCTTTCGGTGGCTCTTTGACAAAACTTCCTCCGAAGCCTCTATCAGGTTGGA GTGCGTCTTCCTGCCCGACCAGGGCGCCTTCTTCGTGAACTACGTCATCGCCTCGGCCTTCATTGGCAACGGCATGGAGCTGCTGCGGCTGCCGGGCCTGGTCCTCTACACCTGCCGCATGGTCGTGGCCAAGACGGCCGCCGACCGCAGGAACATCAAGCAG TCCTCCCCTCACGGCCCCCGTGGCGTGGGCGGGTGGCGTGCCCTCTCGGCACAGAACCAGGCCTTCCAGTACGAGTTCGGAGCCATGTACGCGTGGATGCTGTGCGTCTTCACCGTCATCATGGCCTACAGCATCACCTGCCCCATCATCGCGCCCTTCG GCCTCACCTACATCCTGCTCAAGCACCTGGTGGACCGTCACAACCTGTACTTTGCCTACCTCCCGGCCAAGCTGGAGAAAAGGATCCACTTAGCGGCCGTCAACCAGGCCTTGGCCGCCCCCATCTTGTGCCTCTTCTGGctctatttcttctccttcctgcgCCTGG GTCTGAAGGCCCCCCTCACCCTGTTCACCTTCCTGGCCGTCCTGCTCACCATCCTGGTCTGCCTGGTCTATACCTGCTTCGGATGCTTCAAGCACCTCAGCCCTCTGAACTACAGG ACAGAAGAATCGGCCAGCGACAAAGGGAGCGAGGCCGAGGCCCACAGGCCACCGCCGTTCACG CCCTACGTGCCCCGGATTCTGAGCGGCTTGTCCTCGGAGAGAACGGCCCTGTCCCCACAGCATCAGCAGACTTATGGAGCCGTCTGTGACATCAGTGGGACCGTCCTGGGGCAGTGTCCCGCCCAGGGCCCTGGGGACAGCGACAGCAGGCCGGCTGCCTACCAGGAGGCCTGA
- the TMEM63A gene encoding CSC1-like protein 1 isoform X4 produces the protein MNNSLILELWRSKAVSVRERLGIGDQPNDSYCYNTAKNSTVLQGVTFGGVPTVLLIDVSCFLCLILVFSIIRRRFWDYGRIALVSEADSDSRFQRLSSSSSFGQQDFESELGCCPWLTAIFRLHDDQILERCGEDAIHYLSFQRHVIFLLVVVSCLSLCIILPVNLSGDLLDKDPYSFGRTTIANLQTDDDLLWLHTVFAVIYLLLTVGFMRHHTRSIQYQEENSVRRTLFITGLPRDSKKETVETHFRKKTEKSLTYYTNLRAKTGQWTLINPRPCGQFCCCKVPGCEWEDAVSYYARMRDRLLERIADEERRVQEQPLGMAFVTFQEKSMATYILKDFNACKCQSLRCKGEPQPSSCSAELRISKWTVSFATYPEDICWKNLSVQGFRWWLQWLGINFTLFVGLFFLTTPAIILSTIDKFNVTKPIRELNDPVISQFFPTLLLWSFSALLPTIVYYSTLLESHWTKSGENEIMMSKVYIFLIFMVLILPSLGLTSLDFFFRWLFDKTSSEASIRLECVFLPDQGAFFVNYVIASAFIGNGMELLRLPGLVLYTCRMVVAKTAADRRNIKQSSPHGPRGVGGWRALSAQNQAFQYEFGAMYAWMLCVFTVIMAYSITCPIIAPFGLTYILLKHLVDRHNLYFAYLPAKLEKRIHLAAVNQALAAPILCLFWLYFFSFLRLGLKAPLTLFTFLAVLLTILVCLVYTCFGCFKHLSPLNYRTEESASDKGSEAEAHRPPPFTPYVPRILSGLSSERTALSPQHQQTYGAVCDISGTVLGQCPAQGPGDSDSRPAAYQEA, from the exons TGTTTGATCTTGGTGTTTTCCATCATAAGAAGGAGATTCTGGGATTATGGCCGTATCGCCCTGGTGTCAGAAGCAGACAG CGATTCCAGGTTCCAGAGACTGTCATCGTCGTCCTCTTTTGGGCAACAAGATTTTGAAAGCGAGCTG GGATGCTGTCCCTGGCTGACTGCCATCTTTCGCCTGCA CGATGACCAGATTCTGGAGCGGTGTGGGGAGGACGCCATCCACTACCTGTCCTTCCAGAGACATGTCATCTTCCTACTAGTGGTCGTCAGCTGCTTGTCCCTGTGCATCATCCTGCCCGTCAACCTCTCGGGTGATTTGCTGG ACAAAGACCCTTACAGCTTTGGGAGGACGACCATCGCAAACCTGCAGACGGA CGATGACCTCCTTTGGCTGCACACCGTCTTTGCCGTCATCTATCTCCTCCTCACCGTGGGCTTCATGAGACACCACACCCGGTCCATCCAGTACCAGGAGGAGAACTCG GTGAGGCGGACCTTGTTCATCACGGGGCTCCCCCGAGACAGCAAGAAGGAGACGGTGGAGACCCACTTCCG gaagaagacagaaaagagccTGACCTATTACACGAACCTGCGGGCGAAGACAGGCCAGTGGACCCTCATCAACCCCAGGCCCTGCGGCCAGTTCTGCTGTTGCAAAGTGCCGGGGTGCGAGTGG GAGGATGCCGTCTCCTACTACGCGCGCATGAGGGACAGGCTGCTGGAGAGGATCGCGGACGAGGAGCGCCGGGTGCAGGAGCAGCCCCTGGGCATGGCCTTCGTCACCTTCCAGGAGAAGTCCATGGCCACCTA CATCCTCAAAGACTTCAACGCCTGCAAGTGTCAGAGCCTCCGGTGCAAAGGCGAGCCCCAGCCGTCCTCCTGCAGCGCGGAGCTCCGTATCTCCAAGTGGACGGTCTCCTTTGCCACGTACCCCGAGGACATCTGCTG GAAGAACCTCTCCGTCCAGGGCTTCCGCTGGTGGCTCCAGTGGCTGGGCATCAACTTCACTCTGTTCGTGGGGCTCTTCTTCCTGACCACCCCCGCCATCATCCTGTCCACCATAGACAAGTTCAATGTCACCAAACCCATCCGTGAGCTCAAC GACCCGGTCATCAGTCAGTTTTTCCCGACCCTCCTCCTGTGGTCCTTCTCGGCCCTGCTCCCCACCATCGTCTACTATTCCACGCTGCTGGAGTCTCACTGGACCAA GTCAGGAGAAAACGAGATCATGATGTCCAAGGTCTATATATTCTTGATCTTCATGGTGCTGATCCTGCCGTCCCTCGGCCTCACCAG tctgGATTTTTTCTTTCGGTGGCTCTTTGACAAAACTTCCTCCGAAGCCTCTATCAGGTTGGA GTGCGTCTTCCTGCCCGACCAGGGCGCCTTCTTCGTGAACTACGTCATCGCCTCGGCCTTCATTGGCAACGGCATGGAGCTGCTGCGGCTGCCGGGCCTGGTCCTCTACACCTGCCGCATGGTCGTGGCCAAGACGGCCGCCGACCGCAGGAACATCAAGCAG TCCTCCCCTCACGGCCCCCGTGGCGTGGGCGGGTGGCGTGCCCTCTCGGCACAGAACCAGGCCTTCCAGTACGAGTTCGGAGCCATGTACGCGTGGATGCTGTGCGTCTTCACCGTCATCATGGCCTACAGCATCACCTGCCCCATCATCGCGCCCTTCG GCCTCACCTACATCCTGCTCAAGCACCTGGTGGACCGTCACAACCTGTACTTTGCCTACCTCCCGGCCAAGCTGGAGAAAAGGATCCACTTAGCGGCCGTCAACCAGGCCTTGGCCGCCCCCATCTTGTGCCTCTTCTGGctctatttcttctccttcctgcgCCTGG GTCTGAAGGCCCCCCTCACCCTGTTCACCTTCCTGGCCGTCCTGCTCACCATCCTGGTCTGCCTGGTCTATACCTGCTTCGGATGCTTCAAGCACCTCAGCCCTCTGAACTACAGG ACAGAAGAATCGGCCAGCGACAAAGGGAGCGAGGCCGAGGCCCACAGGCCACCGCCGTTCACG CCCTACGTGCCCCGGATTCTGAGCGGCTTGTCCTCGGAGAGAACGGCCCTGTCCCCACAGCATCAGCAGACTTATGGAGCCGTCTGTGACATCAGTGGGACCGTCCTGGGGCAGTGTCCCGCCCAGGGCCCTGGGGACAGCGACAGCAGGCCGGCTGCCTACCAGGAGGCCTGA